From the genome of Penaeus chinensis breed Huanghai No. 1 chromosome 8, ASM1920278v2, whole genome shotgun sequence, one region includes:
- the LOC125028257 gene encoding DNA polymerase subunit gamma-1-like: MLQIRKVACYNRQLQCLCRLPKNLWQQYAGVDYVKVRHKSTTKKPLEGPLQQENSSFTEDFSSLSESYINQDSIKCYDGDQIQRIVKEHPSHKQLEKEVDTADFSEFYKRYGEGSVRSSENTENSSISILPLNDVLKTLQEEHFKRYPSGGQEKRQERTQVPSDSNIDREQKTNSKATNSKKGKDVHKNFHQKSSTSLSKKKIVIIKGKNDINKNKIDKINEIPRNQNQVKPLTGTLHGLSDEGKTLLDLSEKYGKEAERKENSESRIREILLKEFNGIQNKKSASTMYRESKLGIQMLSSPLYEQLFSTVTPKEEQEIEDDLERSKEHLMAQGLWGKEPSVVPDFDFKLPPLKDRELDQHFRIIAEEQSAPYKALLNQLLGADIPSFPRKWQFMPGWTRYNPNGSFTAVDYPDCKALVFDVEVCVEEGKAPTLATAVSDKYWYSWCSNLLVEDQREGTQEVLYNDLIPLESLKETDFNQGKSMPRVIIGHNVSYDRLRVREQYQVEGTPVRFVDTMSLHIAVSGLISEQRAMMLKNKNADQKIRLPWMFVGCQNSLNEVFKFYCHTDEELKKDTRNVFVKGSIVEIREDFQNLMSYCASDVKATHMVLVKLLPLFFERFPHPVSFAGMLEMGTTFLPVTWNWPKYISAAESEFHRMERLLNEELVKQARGALKYVDNKEYENDPWLWSLDWSVPKGRVKKLPGYPNWYRKLCAHTGEREGTPEPENMSTSLQVVPRLLRLTWNGLPLHYERKYGWGYLKPIYDNVNEIPHQKTTLDSNSVYQTFPVNALYKMYAGQKIDIESFLKDKENKTNDLPETEQDWLSLLSESDSDVKVYEKRKSRDQNQKKKDEEKGYDIGIPGVLFIPLPHKDGPGNRVGNPLAKDFLLKIEDKTLSSYFGDIAELVLKTSKSLSYWRNNRDRILSQMVIWNDQNDNTGKEISEANEKKECRTGIILPMVVTAGTITRRAVEPTWMTASNAYVDRIGSELKAMVEAPPGYNFVGADVDSQELWIAAVLGDAYFSGEHGATALGWMTLQGKKSDGSDMHSRTANTAGISRDHAKVINYGRIYGAGLRFIQRLLRQFNPKLSEEETQQRATQLFATTKGQKGWYLNKMGQNLALELNYPISGEALDRKEINKLLRQARYNNIEASFYDIVDGPAVWVGGSESYMFNCLEAIARSEEPRTPVLGARVTRALEAKYVDDQYMTSRVNWVVQSSAVDYLHIMLVSMKWLFQEYNIRGRFCISIHDEVRYLVATKDSHRAALALQITNLLTRSLFAQKLGFKDLPQSVAFFSAVDIDYVLRKEPHLDCVTPSNPEGLNKGYGIPPGEALDMQKILEVTSGILEKNGEDAR, translated from the exons ATGTTGCAAATAAGAAAGGTAGCATGTTATAATAGACAGTTACAGTGCTTATGCAGACTTCCAAAGAATCTGTGGCAGCAATATGCAGGTGTTGATTATGTGAAAGTTAGACATAAATCAACAACTAAGAAGCCTTTAGAAGGACCATTACAACAAGAAAACAGCTCATTCACCGAAGACTTCAGTTCACTATCAGAGTCCTATATTAATCAAGATAGTATTAAATGTTATGACGGAGACCAAATACAGAGAATTGTAAAAGAGCACCCATCCCATAAGCAATTAGAAAAGGAAGTTGACACAGCAGACTTTTCAGAATTTTATAAGAGGTATGGAGAGGGCTCGGTAAGAAGTAGTGAAAATACTGAAAACAGCAGTATATCAATTCTTCCATTGAATGATGTTCTGAAGACTCTTCAAGAGGAACATTTTAAAAGATATCCAAGTGGAGGCCAggagaaaaggcaagaaagaactCAAGTCCCAAGTGACTCAAATATTGATAGAGAACAGAAAACTAATAGCAAGGCTACTAattccaaaaaaggaaaagatgttcACAAGAATTTTCATCAGAAGTCAAGTACTTCACTGAGTAAgaaaaaaattgttattatcaaagggaagaatgatattaataaaaataaaattgataaaataaatgaaattcctAGGAATCAGAATCAGGTAAAACCACTCACTGGAACATTACATGGATTGTCAGATGAAGGGAAAACATTACTCGATTTGTcagaaaaatatggaaaagaagctgagagaaaagagaacagcgaatcaagaataagagaaatattACTAAAAGAATTTAATGGTATTCAAAACAAGAAATCTGCCAGTACAATGTATAGGGAGAGTAAGCTTGGAATACAAAtgctctcatctcccctctatgAACAACTCTTTTCTACTGTCACTCcaaaagaagaacaggagatTGAAGATGATTTAGAGAGAAGCAAGGAACATCTTATGGCTCAAGGCTTGTGGGGAAAAGAACCATCTGTTGTTCCTGACTTTGATTTCAAGTTGCCTCCATTAAAAGATAGAGAGCTTGATCAACATTTCCGCATTATTGCTGAAGAGCAGTCTGCACCCTATAAAGCTCTGCTTAATCAATTATTAGGTGCTGATATACCAAGTTTTCCCAGAAAATGGCAGTTTATGCCAGGATGGACCCGTTATAATCCTAATGGAAGTTTCACAGCAGTTGATTACCCAGACTGTAAAGCTTTAGTTTTTGATGTGGAAGTGTGTGTAGAAGAAGGGAAAGCGCCAACTTTAGCTACAGCAGTTTCAGATAAGTATTGGTATTCTTGGTGTAGTAATTTATTGGTTGAAGATCAAAGAGAAGGAACCCAAGAAGTTCTTTACAATGACCTTATACCTCTTGAATCATTAAAAGAAACTGACTTCAATCAGGGCAAGAGCATGCCACGAGTCATCATTGGGCATAATGTTAGTTATGATAGATTAAGGGTACGTGAGCAGTACCAAGTGGAGGGAACGCCAGTACGTTTTGTGGATACAATGTCATTACACATAGCTGTAAGTGGACTTATTTCAGAGCAAAGAGCAatgatgttaaaaaataaaaatgcagatCAAAAAATTAGGCTTCCTTGGATGTTTGTTGGATGCCAAAACAGTCTTAATGAAGTCTTTAAGTTTTACTGCCACACAGATGAAGAACTGAAAAAGGATACACGAAATGTATTTGTCAAAGGCAGTATTGTTGAGATTCGTGAAGATTTTCAAAATCTGATGAGTTACTGTGCTAGTGATGTGAAAGCTACACACATGGTACTAGTAAAGTTGTTACCTTTATTTTTTGAACGATTTCCTCATCCAGTAAGTTTTGCTGGTATGTTAGAAATGGGAACAACATTTTTACCAGTAACATGGAACTGGCCTAAGTATATCAGTGCTGCAGAGTCTGAATTCCATAGAATGGAAAGACTGCTAAATGAAGAATTGGTGAAACAGGCAAGAGGAGCACTAAAATATGTAGATAACAAAGAGTATGAAAATGACCCATGGCTTTGGAGTCTTGACTGGTCAGTACCAAAAGGAAGAGTAAAGAAGTTACCTGGATATCCAAATTGGTATAGGAAATTATGTGCACACactggagaaagggaaggtacaCCTGAACCTGAAAACATGAGCACAAGTTTACAGGTTGTACCAAGACTGCTAAGATTAACCTGGAATGGGCTTCCTCTGCATTATGAGAGAAAATATGGTTGGGGATACTTGAAACCTATTTATGATAATGTGAATGAAATACCACATCAGAAAACAACATTGGACAGCAACAGTGTGTATCAGACTTTTCCAGTAAATGCTCTCTATAAGATGTATGCTGGCCAGAAAATTGATATTGAAAGTTTcctaaaagataaagaaaataagaccAATGATCTGCCTGAAACAGAACAAGATTGGTTGTCCCTTTTGTCCGAGAGTGATTCAGACGTTAAAGTttatgaaaaaaggaaatcaagagaccagaatcaaaagaaaaaagatgaagaaaaagggtaTGATATTGGGATTCCTGGAGTTCTATTTATTCCATTGCCGCATAAAGATGGACCAGGCAATCGAGTGGGTAATCCCCTTGCAAAAGACTTTCTTCTGAAAATTGAAGATAAAACTTTAAGCAGTTACTTTGGAGATATAGCCGAGTTAGTTCTGAAGACCAGCAAATCATTGTCATATTGGCGGAATAACAGAGACAGAATACTTTCCCAGATGGTCATATGGAATGACcagaatgataatactggtaaagaGATTTCAGAAG CTAATGAAAAGAAGGAATGTAGAACTGGTATTATTTTGCCAATGGTAGTGACAGCGGGTACTATCACTCGGCGTGCAGTGGAACCTACATGGATGACAGCCTCTAATGCCTATGTAGATCGCATTGGTTCTGAACTGAAAGCCATGGTTGAAGCCCCTCCTG GATACAATTTTGTTGGAGCAGATGTTGATTCGCAAGAATTGTGGATTGCTGCAGTGCTTGGTGATGCATATTTCTCTGGTGAGCACGGAGCTACTGCTCTTGGCTGGATGACATTGCAAGGGAAAAAGTCTGATGGTTCAGATATGCACAGTCGAACTGCCAATACAGCTGGCATATCACGTGATCATGCTaag GTCATTAATTATGGAAGAATTTATGGGGCAGGATTACGCTTTATTCAAAGGCTTTTGCGTCAGTTCAATCCTAAATTATCAGAAGAAGAAACTCAGCAACGTGCCACACAACTGTTTGCAACTACCAAGGGACAAAAAGGATGGTACCTCAACAAGATGGGACAAAATCTTGCCTTGGAACTGAATTATCCAATCAGTGGAGAAGCTCTAGATCGCAAAGAG ATAAATAAGTTGCTGAGACAGGCCAGATATAACAACATAGAGGCATCCTTTTATGATATAGTGGATGGTCCTGCTGTATGGGTAGGTGGCTCCGAGTCATATATGTTCAACTGTTTAGAAGCAATAGCCAGGTCTGAGGAGCCACGGACACCAGTACTAGGGGCAAGAGTAACTCGAGCTCTTGAAGCAAAGTATGTGGACGACCAGTACATGACTAGCAGAGTGAACTGGGTTGTCCAGAGCTCAG CTGTTGATTATCTTCACATCATGCTTGTGTCAATGAAATGGTTATTCCAGGAGTACAACATTAGAGGGAGATTCTGTATTAGCATCCATGATGAG GTGAGATACCTGGTAGCAACAAAAGACTCCCATCGTGCTGCTCTGGCTCTGCAAATCACCAACTTACTGACACGTTCACTCTTCGCTCAAAA ATTAGGTTTCAAAGATTTGCCTCAGTCAGTAGCATTCTTCAGTGCAGTAGACATTGATTATGTTCTTCGAAAAGAGCCTCATCTAGACTGTGTTACACCTTCAAATCCTGAAGGACTGAATAAAGGGTATGGAATTCCTCCAGGAGAGGCACTTGATATGCAGAAAATTCTTGAGGTCACTTCAGGTATTCttgagaaaaatggagaggatGCCAGATGA